CCGCATAGCTGATTTTTGGCATTGtaactgcgttggagctgtcaaatcagtCAGTGGCTGCTCTTGATCATTATCACGAAGCCACACCTGTCCTACTTgcattagaagttcagaacgagaacgTGTAGGCTAGATAGAAATTACACTCAAATtgaaaataattaaaataaagatttctaatcagcctaatcgaggtgtagattacatctcacattccattgttcgaacttgtaaacaaggctccATGGTATTCACTTAAAGCAAACCATGTTTTTGCCTGCTACAGTTTAACTGACGCTCATACACGGCCACATAGATAAGTCAGATTTCAAAATTCCTAATAAGACACTTAGGTCATCacctttgtgcacaaaacatccaTTTAATTACTCAAATATTTGTAGCTGATGCCAACATTTTATATTCATCTGTCTGCCATGTTTTTGGATGACGTCTGTGCTGCTCCCTGTGCGCACTGAGTGCTAGTGTGCATGTGATGTTGATCTGTATAAACCGGATTCAACCCGGATATAGACATGAATTTGCGTATGCGAACGTGAGTAGATAACCTTGAAAACAAAAGGCGGACATCTTGGAAGCAGTCTCCAGGTCTTATTATACCTCAGTGGATTTGACAGcactaacacagttccacctcccacacaacTTCTATACGGATGTCggctaaagcggatctgattgaatagagacCCTAATTTCTGAGAGCAACCTAACACAGAACAGGCTATGTGAAGCCAAACTGGCCAGAAGATATTGCTGACAGTGGACAAAGCAGCCTGTGGTCCTGGGTGTGATGCTGATGGTTCTGCCCTATAAGGACCAACAGGAGCTGGACCCACTCAATGTTTTTCTGAGAAGCAAAATTGCAGCTCAGTATTATCTCTGCTTCATACTAACAAACACACATTCCAGATAACTTGAATCTCTGCACATACAATCAATCTCACATTATGCTATTTGCTggtgcatgcacaaacacagcCACACCCACTCTTAGGATTCCAGTTGAGCTCTATGGTGTCTGAGGCAGAGGCCCCCTGACTCCATTCATCCTCCTGACACAGTTGTTATTCCTTCTCATTCTCCTGCCCAGATGAGGGCCCTTTCATCCTGCCTCCTCTCCCGCTCACCGGCTGTGCATTCCAAAGATGAGGAAGCTGAAGAACACAGTGACTCCCACCAGGGAGATGGTAGCAGGGGCGGTGAAGAACTGACGGTAGTTGATGCGGAAGTACCAGACCACGGCTAACATCACCACAAACACAGGCACCACCAGGCTGCTGGTGCTCAGAGCCAGGCCTGCAGCCCTGATTCCCCCACTAGCCCCAGAGTGAGCTACCTCCTCTGGGCTGGCCTCCCGCAGCACCTGGGACACGTGGCAGTGGATCACACTGTTGTGAGAGATGTTGAGGGACAGCAGAGTCCGTTTGGGATCCTGAAGCAGCTTGCCCTGGTAGATCAACTTGATCTGACGCTCCCGCCCTGAGAAGTACTTACTAGAGGGGAGAAACAAATGTCTCTAAGACTGTATGGGAGAGATATGCATGTTCAATAAATCAAAAAAGAAGGTTAAACACAGAAAATGTATAATGAGAGCTGCCATAGCACACTGTaatgaccctgggtttataagcgaggaaatcgactctgccgcacgagcatgcttttgcggcagtCGATTGCGCACCGGATCTCGGGCTAGGAGGTCGAGGGAtcgagacctgctccctcccCGTTTCATTACATTTGTGTCAGAAGTGGtcggaccttgcatccacgacagtgcgtCTGCTTGGCCGGTGAGCGCGTCCCTGTAAGACGTAGAGTCGCAAGCTAGCAcgaggacgcgctctttgaaaAGAGGGAGTAGTGTaatgaccctgggtttataagcgagcaaatcgactctgccgcacaagcatgcttttgcggcacagtcgatagcacgCTGGACTTccggctagaaggtcgagggttcgagaccttctccctgctgtttcattacaatactaACCTCTTCAGTAGACCCACTGTATCCTGGGGACTCAGGACTGCCACCTCTTCTGTGTCATTCAGGAACTTCAAACGAACCGTGATGCTGGTGCAGGAGACCACTGGGCTCAGCTTCTGAACCTTCTCTTCTTCCTCATAgtcatcctcttcctcatcatcttcctcatcatcatcagGCTGGTATGTCTGAGGTTTCTTCCCCTGGATATTCAATAGCAGGTCAACTCCAGCCCCTGCAGTCCCCTCTTCTGTTCCCTCACCATCTTCCCTCTCAGACCCAGGCTCCCCCTCCTCTGGCTTGTTCTCCTGGGAGGGTGGAGGTGTTTGCTGCTCTGGGGTGTCTGCACTGGGTGGCCCTCCACTGTAACTGTCATGGCCCCCCAGCCCGATTAGAGAG
This genomic stretch from Salmo trutta chromosome 32, fSalTru1.1, whole genome shotgun sequence harbors:
- the LOC115171547 gene encoding transmembrane and ubiquitin-like domain-containing protein 1, whose translation is MAVCALTMDGMGDEVAAVSGVLLLVLALVLAWLSTQVADRGDHILSTILTVGAHASLIGLGGHDSYSGGPPSADTPEQQTPPPSQENKPEEGEPGSEREDGEGTEEGTAGAGVDLLLNIQGKKPQTYQPDDDEEDDEEEDDYEEEEKVQKLSPVVSCTSITVRLKFLNDTEEVAVLSPQDTVGLLKSKYFSGRERQIKLIYQGKLLQDPKRTLLSLNISHNSVIHCHVSQVLREASPEEVAHSGASGGIRAAGLALSTSSLVVPVFVVMLAVVWYFRINYRQFFTAPATISLVGVTVFFSFLIFGMHSR